The Helianthus annuus cultivar XRQ/B chromosome 15, HanXRQr2.0-SUNRISE, whole genome shotgun sequence genomic sequence GACCGGAGCTCCTCCACTTTCTTGTGCAGATTACCTTGCTGAAACAGAAGATCACGAAGCGGCTTCTTTAGCAATCGAAGCTTTTTCACCACTCGAAATTGCTGAACTCCTTCAATATTAGTCTCCCAAACCTTTTTAGCTGCTTCAATAAAGCCGGGCTTATAAACCAAGAAATTTGCGAATTTGAACGGTCTATGTTTATTTTTATCCGGCAAAGGGTTCTTTAGCAAACAAGGAGAGTGATCCGATATATGATACGGATGGAAAAACGCCACCGAATTGGGAAACATATCCACAAAGGCAATATTACCCATAATTCTGTCAATTTTCTTTAGCAACCCGGCTCCCTTTTTTGTTTTTTCGTTCCACGTGTAATGCAAACCCGAGCTATTTATGTCAAACACCTCCAAATCCGAAATGCAATCTTGAAAATCTCTCATTCCAATCGAAATGTTTGAAGCTCCCATAGACTTATCATCTAGGTTGAGAGCTGAATTGAAATCGCCCAAAATAACCCAAGGTTTATTCCCCACAAGCACTTTATGCTTAGATAAATGATACCATAACTCCCTACGCGTAATATAGTAATTAGCTGCATAGACAACGGAACAAAAAAACACTTTCTTATCTTGCTTAAATACGAGTTGAAAATGCATAACCTGCGAAGACTGAGAAAGCAACACGACATCAAATATACCCGGGTCCCAGCCTACTATAATCCTCGTGCCCTTGTCACAACTGTTCCCATTCGTGGTCCACTCCCAACGACGAAAAACCAAAGAACAAACCTTATTAAGATTATCTACATTCACATGAGATTCCAGAATAGCACAAAACGACAACTTATTCTCCTTTACAATCTGTCGAACCTCTTGTTGTTTcagagggcggttcaaccccctgaTGTTCCAAGACGCTAGACTAATCATTAGAAACAGCTGAAAAAGGAGTGCTTGCCCTTGTACTTTGTGCGTTCCTTCCATGAGGAATTCATCCATCTCGCTATAACCCTCCAACACCTCGTCTTCCACATAGTCTTCGTTTCCGCCCCCAACCGAAGTGCTACATTGACCTTTATCCACATCAACTACCTTAGTATCATTCAAAACCTCAAACGGGTTTCGAGTAGCAAATCTACCccctgttacaacactccccgacgtttccgccacgttttgttgttttacgtggtcggggtgtgacacttttcaaggattgttttTAGTGATAGGTTATggacggtttgggtaatattgttagctgccatctacaaaatttaacaaggttcaaattttagtattttcgatattattatattttaattattaatacccttttatgtcttatagacaattaataattaaaatctagaatccaacatTACATTTAAATAtcggttaggtgacctttatccctctatttaaattaacaaggtagtcaacgtttgacaattgcaaccctttgcaacttctagacatatgggatcggttaagcatctttatgtttagttggcatgtttaatcccatcaacacctttgttccccatgcttcggtgaccctaagttcatggtttccaaatcaagtcatccaacttacacacacgtgtgagtttatacacataagtggttaggtgacctttatcccacaaaagagttcccaagtgattcgagtgttgtataaaaggatggtgtttgacttgttttataaaagggatttttgagttttcaaaattctagtttagaaaactttatgtaccatatatttgcatgcattcaaatccttggtacttttgtgaaaacaaattttcaaggttctttttaataaaacccattttattataaaatcattaatttttaatgaccttttattaaccattttTAATGATCTTTTAAAGAACCATttttaagcttgttgttgattactaattgttaagcatgcatatccaaatatcattcaaacaataaaataaacaaccacacaagcacaacacacataacaaataatgtgtcgttgaactcccacttgattccgcatccaaatgcttcaagtcttcttcttgtgttgtgatttcttcacattctttggtcttccaaatgtcttttatattcagctccaaactcatTTGGGcttcaaaatgtgttttggttattgggctaaaatcccgttaaaaactatgaagtcctttaggCCCGAAATTAGCCAAAACCAAAATCAcattttgtgtgcatcttcttttacaaaaatttatcctaatacatttttctagtaaaaacaaaatgcacctaatctatttattttacatgccaaatgaaaataaataaattacataacttttacaaatggaagaacaaaaataattaattattacaacctttgaaataattaaatataaatcaTAACACAATCATTCAACATAGTCACataaggtcatggctaggttatgaacaccaaaaatatatatatccaaatatatataaaattcaatAAGCAAAAATGGTTTCCTTTTTACAACCTACATTTTCGATCAAGAATGAAAAAACCGAAAAATGTGGatttttgtccaaacaaaacaaatcatccatatgacatAATTTTTTCAAGATTCCTTTATGCATGTAGGAAATAAATCTTGAAAAAACAAAAGGATAACCATATATAAAATTTCGGCCAAAGGGTTTAaccaaacccgaaacccgaaaatttcatatcctatgaagcatgcactcatataagcggctctagatgccattgttgggttttacacatgtttatcaaagtattttatccttataaaatgaaaacgcagcggaaaatattatttaaaacatgtttactttcaagatataaaacccattttatatgtaaaacccaatcctggatccatatacgaacatgcatgctatcaaaaataaaacacaaccatagagtGTATAGAATACTACCTTACAAGGAGTAGAGGATATGAAGAAGATAATGCTTCTTGAATggttgccttcaagtgtagaagacctcaagcttgtataccccaagccttccaacaaacaccttatgtttagctaggatttctacacttatgAACTCACTTGAAAATCCCTCATAAAACCATCACCTTGGCCGAAAATATGAGAGACAATTTTAGAGAGTTCTTGCACTAGAAATTACAAActtgaaaaatctaaattccaccATATGTTGGCCGATTTCTAGAGAGAAATCACTAGtattttcaagttcataattTTTAAAATGATCATCCATACTTTAGTTCTTGCAACAACTTGTCTTAAAAGAATGAGAGAGAACATGAacaccaaaaatatatatatccaaatatatataaaattcaatAAGCAAAAATGGTTTCCTTTTTACAACCTACATTTTCGATCAAGAATGAAAAAACCGAAAAATGTGGatttttgtccaaacaaaacaaatcatccatatgacatAATTTTTTCAAGATTCCTTTATGCATGTAGGAAATAAATCTTGAAAAAACAAAAGGATAACCATATATAAAATTTCGGCCAAAGGGTTTTAACCAAACCCGAAACTCGAAAATTTCATATCCTatgaagcatgcactcatataagcggctctagatgccattgttgggtttttcacatgtttatcaaagtattttatccttataaaatgaaaacgcagcggaaaatattatttaaaacatgtttactttcaagatataaaacccattttatatgtaaaacccaatcctggatccatatacgaacatgcatgctatcaaaaataaaacacaaccatagagtGTATAGAATACTACCTTACAAGGAGTagaggatatgaagaagatgatgcttcttgaatggttgccttcaagtgtagaagacctcaagcttgtataccccaagccttccaacaaacaccttatgtttagctaggatttctacacttatgAACTCACTTGAAAATCCCTCATAAAACCATCACCTTGGCCGAAAATATGAGAGACAATTTTAGAGAGTTCTTGCACTAGAAATTACAAActtgaaaaatctaaattccactTATATGTTGGCCAATTTCTAGAGAGAAATCACTAGtattttcaagttcataattTTTAAAATGATCATCCATCCTTTAGTTCTTGCAACAACTTGTCTTAAAAGAATGAGAGAGAACATGGCCACCCAATTTGCCCAATCATGTGCCATCTAGTTATGACAATTGCGTGTAACTTGATTGGACCAAAATTGCTTGGGAAGACCACCCAATCAAAACCCATGCAAATGTATGCAATTTGATTGGACCATCCTAGTCTTGGGAAGAGGGGGCGGCccactttatttatttaaaaaaatttcagtttttcttttaaataatataagtcttacatatatatataaaacataacatcatatgttataagacttatgctatttttattatgttatttaacccattaaataacaaaataaaatattctctcaaaataaattatccatataatttattagtttgtcaagtgcaattatttagaaaaccaatttctaaatattgtaagtgttaatatttacttgtttgatcatatcataaataaatattataagtgtttgtctagcttgtatttgggtatactcgacttggatcataacgtactagccacatcaatttaatatgtgtcttgggcatacagaatcCAACATGAACAATCCCTGCACTATCCGAACCTGAACGCAGCTTCTCCACAGCGATTGGAACACAAACCTTTGACAGTTCATCAATTAAATTAAACTTACGAGGTTCAGTTGGAGACTGAATTGTACCCCGTCGAGGAAGCCATGTATTACTTTCAACATCCATAACTCGGCTAGCCAAACCTTCAAACGAGAAAGAAGATCTGCCGCCGTCATCATGGTGAAAGACCTCATGTGTCTTATGCTCATCCATTCGGAACAATACAACTCTCTCCAATAAACATGAACACAGCCGATGCAACAAGAAATCCGAGCAACAATAATCAATTAACAAAACCGAAACTAAAACCCTAATCTAGCAATGCCCTATCCCATGAATCTTGCAAATCAGATAGTGAAAACTATCGAATCCGATCGAACCACAGAAAGAAACAAGGCGGCGATTATTCTTTAAACAAAACCTAATATCACACGAACACTACAATGAACAGAATCAGTACTAGAGCAAGGATGCTGATGACCAACCTGTTAATCATTAGAATACGATGACATTTAGGGTTTCATGAGGTTGAAATCGCCTAGGCTAGAGAGAGAGAGCATTAGGGTTTCCAGAGTAGCTGAAAATCATTAAcctgctatgtatgtttattgttgcatacttagtacatttatttcACATCACATTTGCTACATCATGGAACGGatatggacctcactatacagcaaccatcgggaactggtgcaggcgaagcacacgagtctcgatattctattcatctgagttttgataggatgtaTTAAGACCTGAAGACCATGTACTAGTGACCGAGCCTGATGGCCCACATAACCACGCATGGGAACGAAGTTTGacatgtgggaaagtcaaggtgggatattAGCAACCACACATGTATAGAAATGAGAACGAAGGTGGCATTTCCTGTGGTTGATTTCTTTGCAAAGAATAATTGGGCGAAATATGGGTTGTCAAGAATGATGATGAATGCTCACGGGTTTTTCTTCTTTAAGTTCAAAACGAAAGAAGGGATGGATCAAATGTTAGAGGATGGTCCGTGGATGATAAGAAATGTTCCAATAATTTTGAAAGAGTGGTCGGCCTCTATCAAGTTGGAAAAAGAGGATTTAAAAGCTAttccagtttgggtcaagatgcatgatgtCCCGTTAGCGGCAGTTACTGAGGATGGGCTCAGTTTACTTGCATCTAAGATTGGGGTGCCTATAATGTTAGATTCGTATACTGCCACAATGTGTGCGGAATCTTGGGGAAGAAGCAGCTATGCAAGAGCTCTTATTGAAGTGCAAGCGGGGGTTGAGTTAAGAAAGAGTGTTACTGTGGCTATCCCATCTATGGATGGTAGTGGGTATTCAAAGGTGGAAGTCAAGATTGATTATGATTGGGAGCCTCTAAGGTGCCCCTCTTATTGTGTGTTTGGTCATGATGACAGCTTGTGCCCGAAGAACATTCAGGTATCTTCTAGTGGGGATGCTGAAAAGAATAATGATGAATTTCAGGTTGTAGggggcaagaagaagaaagtgaacaaccaaggcatccacatgaaacattatcacctgggtgatcatcGATGGACTTaagttaccagcacactttcttgcaatcaagaaaactgacgagtcttcatagttgtgaatgttcctctaagagaggcggcttttaggcacaaggtgccaactcctgttatctctgaatttgatctatgcatgatctttgtcaggcaatacacaacacccttggctcacgtcggGACCAGAACATTGCTTATTGCCGTTGGGCAAACGATCAGAGAAAACGAGCTCTCCTGGCACtcgaagacatgttgcgagcatgtgtgtgTCTGGCTTTGGTGCAAATTGGATGGACTCTTACCTATGGTTGAGTACTACTGCGACAGTTATCATCTTGGTAAACAGACAGCTCTATTGAGGCGTtacatagacaataatgccaaccTTCTTGTTAGACTGAGATTGTTAACAACTTAATTACTGGTCTAGGActggtactcgaaactcttgggaaggttgtttggatcgggagtcgattggcggcaacgcgtgaccgttaggaaagctgataaacttgggaaacgctggaagatcactgtaggcgatcgtatcatgttgaaagtctcaccctgggagggtgtggaatGCTTGGGAAGCATAGCAACAGTCTGGGAGGAATCGGTAGCGtaacctacaaactcgagttacacGACGAATTGGGTAACGTACGCGATGTCGTTTATGTTTCGGATCTAAGGCAGTGGTTGCCTGACGAAACACGTACGATACCTTTACTGGAGGAATTTATCGAACACAAggaccaggaagtcaaggttcATTAACGTAGTCGTATCTtgatcgtgagagttcgttggaactcaagacgtggaccggagttcatgTGGGAGCGTGAGAATTAGATGAAGCTTAAGTATCCTGATGACAAGTCTAATTTTAGTactactggtgaatttcgggacgaaattgctcttcaagttggggatgatgtgacacctggggaaaatccgcaacaatcttgattccTCACTTCACCTCTCtatgcttacttgtcaaatttcgggatgaaatttctttcaagttggggatgatgtgacaactcgaacttccaAGGTTAGTCTTGTAAATCTGGTTCCTCGTTGTTTCACGTTCACATTCTTGCTACGGTTATTTGATTAACGCAAACGTGTCAGGTTATGCTCGAGTGTATTAGTGGGCCATGTCTTAGTGTCACTTGTTCGAGTGGGCCGCACCCTAAACTAATTAGATTAAACACAAGCCCATTATGATAACTAATTAGATTAAACACAAGCCCATTattaaaacagtttttttttatatattattatggGTTTAAGCCCATTGTTTCCGGCCCCAAAAAATCTCACCGCCCCAAACTCTCATATTATATGTTTACGTAATGTGTTATGTGATTAGATTAAACTCTAAACCAAAATCAAACCCTACACCCTTTAATTTGTGGCGACAGTAGCCCCCCCTGTTGTCGAAGTCTCTTTCTGTGGGAGATCATCCTTATTCTGGTTAGTTAATTATGTTTGTTCAATTCTTGTGTCATGGTGTGCATTTATATGTTAATAAACATATACTATTTGCATATAGATGTTCTTGAAGATTAAAGATTAGGGTAACAATATACTTAAATGAAGTGTTACTGCATGATATATGTTTGTTATTTGATGATATGTTTACTGTTAATAGATGATGTAGTGAGAATTTTCGGCCGATTGTAGTTGATTGCTGTACATGGAGTGTTCATGCATGGTTAGGATAGATTCTATTGGTTAGAGTTACAATAATAAAAAACTGTTCGAATGTAGTTCTAATCAATTGGTTAAAGGGATAAAAGAATGACATGATAATCAATCCTTGCCTTGATTTAATTATACAGTCGCTATTGGTGATGATGGTGATATATGTAAGATAAATAGAACCATTGGTGCTGCATGGCAGCATGATAATTAGGGTATAAAAATTCATAACATGATAAATTTAAGCTGAAACACTGTTGTGGGTAATTATTGTTGAAATTGGATTATACACGAGTGGGCCACATATGTAACAAGGTCTGTTTGGGCCAGTAATCATCACATTGAAGGGTTGGGCTTGAACATTAACTCAATGGTTTAGCAAACAACTAATTAGGTCAAATGTAACGACTATACATAACTTGGGCCGAAGATTGTAATGGATCACACAACATAAGCTTATTTATATATGATTTGGACCTTTCCTGCGTACTGGGCTTTAGCTCTAAACCAGGCCGCGCACCCTAGTGGGCCTGGGGCGTATTTGGGCCACGCATGCACGGAATGGAACACAGTTTcgtttatttgaatttatataTTGGGCCTTATTTGTTAAGTGGGTCGCATGAGTTTGGTTGTGCTTTGGGTGATGGGTTGGACGGGTTATTTGGTTTGGGTCACATCAAAGAAGCAGATTACACATGGGTTAGAACTGCTAGGTACTTGGGCTTCGGGCACCTTTGGGCTTTACGTGTTCTGACTTGTATGTTTACGTGAATATAATGCAAATTAATTGTCGATGGTTAGTACACTAATTGAAAGGATTCTGTGTTAATGAGTAGCACACTAGGGTGTGCTACAATTTCTGATTTACTATGAGAAGTACGAGCTATAATCTCTTGCATGTTAATTAAGAGATGGATTAGCTCTCTGAATGGCTTCTCTCTGGTTTCTTGGGCGACATAGGCGATTTCTCTAGGAACCCTAATACTTGATCTTTCATCCttaatttcgattgatttgggttaggtattggggtgttgtcgatccttctgagtaaggCTTCTAGACTTCTACCctggtttctaatcttttgaagttGGAATTAGGATTTTCGTTTCttttgtgattagggtttctgttcgtTTATTGCCGCCTAGGGTTTTTCTGTTTTTTGCTGTTTTGTTCGGTTTGCATGCTTTGCCGTCTTGCTGTGTTTCAACGTTGTTTTTATGCATGGCAAATAATCGTGATCCAAGTTTGGAGGAATTAGGGTTTCAGTCTTTCTCGGAGCGGATGCATGAAGATGTTCTCATTACTTCCACGGGGTCAGTTAATGTTCAGGATATGCGCAATAAATCCTCCTTGTTTAGTAAGCCGATTAAGATTGATGGAAATCCTCTGATGCCTCGTCGGGGTGTTGTGCAAAAAGATCAGAAGGTTATCAATGTCATCGATGAGTTGGTGAAGATTACGGTTCCAGTTCAGCCGGTTCAGCCAGTTGTTGAGGATTTGGAGAAGGTTAACTATTCTGGTCGATCTGATTTGGATAGTGAACGATTGGAGAAGACAAACCAACCTGCGGAACCAGTTTCATACGCTGAAAAGTTGAAGAGTAACACAAGGCCTAAAACCGAAGTGAACTTTAGGAAGCTGGAGAATACGGAAACACACCAGGATGCGGATGTTGTGATTCCAAAGGAGGTTGTTAAGAAGGTACAAGATAGGTTTGATAATGTTCTTTTTGGTTACTTTCTAGGGAATAGATTGCCGTTTCCGGTTGT encodes the following:
- the LOC110914467 gene encoding uncharacterized protein LOC110914467, yielding MRTKVAFPVVDFFAKNNWAKYGLSRMMMNAHGFFFFKFKTKEGMDQMLEDGPWMIRNVPIILKEWSASIKLEKEDLKAIPVWVKMHDVPLAAVTEDGLSLLASKIGVPIMLDSYTATMCAESWGRSSYARALIEVQAGVELRKSVTVAIPSMDGSGYSKVEVKIDYDWEPLRCPSYCVFGHDDSLCPKNIQVSSSGDAEKNNDEFQMFLKIKD